From Geomonas agri, one genomic window encodes:
- a CDS encoding PAS domain-containing protein produces the protein MDIKTLILTLSFGNAIFCLVLYIFQRAEAREQRNSDWTRGKLLQSCGWFLLYWRGTIPELLSFTIGNIILILGFAYETWAILRIAGTTVPLRLRTASFIAVIAICVLVTPLPSPLRIAAASLCAAFFLATSGWVLLQRPVRKSPLRATLGWCICFLALIIAARGILAFPSHEFNLFTDNLIQKVSFLTMLAGLLVNGFGILLLTKEEADQEIAELSREQHAILEALPTGLCILKDRVIYRCNPAVEAMFSFAAGGLNGRDARCLFESEEKYRDYGGKLYAAIEAVGRFSGEVEYMRQNGETFWALDHAVKVCPEQGDSLVVFSVTDISAQKRQQEMLTRQKEELQETLARTKRLEGMISICMHCKKIHDNNQSWEQLEKYLTENSDAQFSHGICPDCYNRHYSEQGGCN, from the coding sequence ATGGACATAAAGACCCTGATACTCACCTTGTCGTTCGGAAACGCCATCTTTTGTCTGGTGCTTTACATCTTTCAACGAGCTGAGGCCCGGGAACAAAGGAATAGCGACTGGACGCGGGGCAAGCTGCTCCAGTCATGCGGGTGGTTTCTTCTGTACTGGCGCGGTACCATCCCGGAGCTGCTCAGCTTCACTATCGGCAACATCATCCTTATCCTCGGTTTTGCTTACGAGACATGGGCCATCTTGCGCATAGCGGGAACGACCGTCCCCTTAAGGTTGCGCACCGCCTCCTTCATCGCTGTCATCGCCATCTGTGTCTTGGTCACTCCGCTCCCCAGCCCGCTGCGCATCGCGGCCGCGTCCCTTTGCGCCGCCTTCTTCCTCGCTACCAGCGGTTGGGTCCTCCTGCAGCGCCCAGTCAGGAAATCGCCACTGCGCGCTACTCTTGGGTGGTGCATCTGCTTTCTTGCCCTCATCATTGCTGCACGCGGCATCCTCGCCTTCCCCAGCCATGAGTTCAACCTCTTCACCGACAACCTGATTCAGAAGGTTTCCTTTCTCACCATGCTGGCGGGACTTCTGGTCAACGGATTCGGGATCCTTTTGCTTACCAAGGAGGAGGCAGACCAGGAGATAGCGGAGCTTTCCAGGGAGCAACATGCCATCCTGGAAGCGCTGCCGACGGGGCTTTGCATCCTGAAAGACCGGGTCATCTACCGCTGCAATCCCGCTGTCGAGGCGATGTTCAGTTTTGCTGCCGGAGGGCTGAACGGTCGCGACGCCCGGTGCCTGTTCGAAAGCGAGGAGAAGTACCGGGACTACGGCGGGAAGCTGTATGCCGCCATCGAGGCGGTGGGGCGCTTCTCGGGCGAGGTGGAGTACATGCGCCAAAACGGTGAGACGTTCTGGGCCCTGGATCACGCCGTCAAGGTTTGTCCCGAGCAGGGGGATTCCCTGGTCGTCTTCTCGGTGACCGACATCTCGGCTCAGAAGCGGCAGCAGGAAATGCTGACGCGGCAGAAGGAGGAACTCCAGGAGACCCTAGCCAGGACCAAGCGGCTGGAAGGGATGATCTCCATCTGCATGCACTGCAAGAAGATCCACGACAACAACCAGAGCTGGGAGCAGTTGGAGAAGTACCTGACGGAAAACTCCGACGCCCAGTTCAGCCACGGTATTTGCCCTGATTGCTACAACAGGCATTATTCGGAGCAGGGGGGATGCAATTAG
- a CDS encoding 4Fe-4S dicluster domain-containing protein: protein MQKLIRVEPSKCIGCKNCEMSCSFKHRGEFAPSKSRIVNEVFMEEAQFITVTCMQCNDPWCLKACPKGAIDKDVTSGIVTVDDVKCVGCRTCVSACPFGMIKYLDETGKADKCNLCGGDFPECVAFCPTHCLMYSEEDLPLREKVLRFARTMKDGQGEV, encoded by the coding sequence ATGCAGAAGTTGATTCGCGTCGAGCCGTCCAAGTGTATCGGGTGCAAGAACTGCGAGATGTCCTGTTCCTTCAAGCATCGAGGGGAGTTCGCACCGAGCAAGTCCCGCATCGTGAACGAGGTCTTCATGGAGGAGGCCCAGTTCATCACTGTCACCTGCATGCAATGCAACGACCCGTGGTGCCTGAAGGCGTGCCCAAAGGGCGCCATCGACAAGGACGTCACCTCGGGCATCGTCACCGTCGATGACGTGAAGTGCGTCGGCTGCCGCACCTGCGTCAGCGCCTGCCCGTTCGGCATGATCAAGTACCTGGACGAAACCGGCAAGGCGGACAAGTGCAACCTGTGCGGCGGCGATTTCCCGGAGTGCGTTGCCTTCTGTCCGACCCACTGTCTCATGTATTCGGAGGAGGACCTCCCCTTGCGGGAGAAGGTGTTGCGATTCGCCAGGACCATGAAAGACGGACAGGGGGAGGTGTGA
- a CDS encoding HesA/MoeB/ThiF family protein, whose product MADDRYARQQLFWGEEQQRRIASTTLVVAGVGGLGATVSQVMARAGVGRMHLIDDGTVELSDLHRQSLYGECDLGQKKVLVARQRLQAINSSVEIVSHDLRIDGSFRVPGEAVVVADCLDNFAGRFALYAALPDGCRFIHGGVQGDRGQVLTLIKGESQPLQEIYAGSRQPAGPIEVTPYSVFVLGGLMCHELCAVMAGAPRLLNRLLVVDLTDLSLSFIEV is encoded by the coding sequence ATGGCTGACGACCGCTACGCCAGGCAGCAGCTGTTCTGGGGAGAGGAACAACAGCGCAGGATCGCATCGACGACGCTGGTGGTGGCAGGGGTCGGCGGGCTGGGGGCCACGGTGAGCCAGGTGATGGCGCGCGCCGGCGTCGGCAGGATGCACCTCATCGACGACGGCACGGTCGAGCTGTCCGACCTGCACCGGCAGAGCCTGTACGGGGAATGCGACCTGGGACAAAAGAAGGTACTGGTGGCGCGGCAGCGGTTGCAGGCGATCAACTCCTCAGTCGAGATCGTCAGCCATGACCTTAGGATAGACGGGAGCTTCCGCGTGCCCGGGGAGGCCGTGGTGGTCGCCGACTGCCTGGACAACTTTGCCGGCCGCTTTGCCCTCTATGCCGCACTGCCGGACGGATGCCGCTTCATCCACGGCGGAGTGCAGGGTGATCGCGGCCAGGTGCTGACCCTCATCAAGGGCGAGTCCCAGCCGCTGCAGGAGATCTATGCCGGGAGCCGCCAGCCGGCGGGACCGATCGAGGTGACCCCCTACAGCGTGTTCGTGCTGGGGGGCTTGATGTGCCACGAGCTCTGTGCCGTCATGGCGGGTGCGCCAAGGCTCCTGAACCGGCTGCTGGTGGTCGACCTCACCGACCTTTCCCTTTCCTTCATCGAGGTGTGA
- a CDS encoding FlgO family outer membrane protein: MKPVRLVLLALIAGSLLSGCAGTLPVNVGGDCHNKTLPMLLDATDMKTLFHDMALELCTDKCADRQTCGAPASCQEPTGGRATVMVTDFADLQSLVPSQSGMLMGELMRGGLNSVCCYKIVQAEFAKYFKLSENGLVVLTRRATEVKKNEYQQPEAVVGTYTYLSNNKVLIFARKMDTETGTISKMVTRELTYSCGGSSVINYTVK, translated from the coding sequence ATGAAACCGGTGCGCCTGGTGCTCCTTGCCCTCATCGCCGGTTCCCTGTTGTCGGGATGCGCGGGTACTCTTCCCGTCAACGTGGGGGGGGACTGCCACAACAAGACCCTGCCCATGCTGCTCGACGCTACCGACATGAAGACCCTGTTCCATGACATGGCCCTGGAGCTGTGCACCGACAAGTGCGCCGACCGACAGACCTGCGGCGCGCCCGCCTCCTGCCAGGAGCCGACCGGGGGGAGGGCGACGGTCATGGTGACCGATTTCGCCGACCTGCAGAGCCTCGTCCCCAGCCAGTCGGGGATGCTCATGGGCGAGCTGATGCGGGGCGGGCTGAATTCGGTGTGCTGCTACAAGATCGTGCAGGCGGAGTTCGCCAAGTACTTCAAGCTGTCCGAAAACGGGCTGGTGGTGCTGACCCGCAGGGCCACCGAGGTGAAGAAAAACGAGTACCAGCAGCCCGAGGCGGTGGTGGGGACCTATACCTACCTGAGCAACAACAAGGTCCTCATCTTCGCCCGCAAGATGGACACCGAGACCGGCACCATCTCCAAGATGGTGACCAGGGAGCTCACCTATTCCTGCGGCGGGAGCTCGGTTATCAACTACACCGTCAAGTAA
- a CDS encoding NAD(P)/FAD-dependent oxidoreductase: MQQFDIVIVGNSAAGLQAVRTIRRHSSRVSVALVDREACPAYSRVLTPYFIGGKTGRENLFIVDETFYRDMGVTTLFGQAALSLDADRRELRLAGGSVLGFGALLLALGSEARQFQPGLERVSTLRHLADADRLAALLQRARCVTALGAGLVSVPVLSHLPPEVERHLVVGSDRIFSRLLDAESAAVLEEHFQAAGVVLHKREDITGVREGERLRLSLASGKSLDSDVLLVGKGVLPNTLLAREAGLAVADGILVDDCCRTSCPAIYAAGDAAQGRDYVTGATTVQGNWITAVEQGEVAARNMLGLQQCYEGSMKNNITEVFGLDVAAIGYCSDDAPRTVVHGSLASRRYRKLFLDGKERVIGAVLIGETNDSGVYYHMVRTRLSFPGRRLVQGDAGYGAFTRQIA; this comes from the coding sequence ATGCAGCAGTTTGATATCGTCATCGTCGGCAATTCGGCGGCGGGGTTGCAGGCGGTGCGCACCATACGCCGTCACTCGAGCCGGGTGAGCGTCGCCCTGGTGGACCGGGAAGCGTGCCCGGCCTATTCCCGGGTGCTGACGCCGTACTTCATCGGCGGCAAGACTGGCAGGGAAAACCTATTCATCGTCGACGAGACTTTCTACCGCGACATGGGGGTGACCACGTTGTTCGGGCAGGCGGCGCTCTCCCTCGATGCCGACCGGCGCGAACTGCGGCTGGCCGGCGGGAGCGTGCTCGGCTTCGGCGCGTTGCTCCTCGCCCTGGGAAGCGAGGCGCGCCAGTTCCAGCCGGGGCTCGAGCGGGTCAGCACACTGCGCCATCTTGCGGACGCGGACCGGCTTGCCGCGCTTTTGCAACGGGCCAGATGCGTCACCGCGCTCGGCGCGGGGCTGGTCAGCGTACCGGTACTCTCCCACCTCCCGCCCGAGGTCGAGCGGCACCTGGTGGTCGGCTCGGACCGGATCTTCAGCCGCCTGCTCGATGCCGAGTCGGCGGCGGTCCTGGAGGAGCATTTCCAGGCGGCTGGGGTGGTGCTACACAAGCGCGAGGATATCACCGGGGTGCGGGAGGGGGAGCGGCTGCGGCTGTCGCTCGCCTCGGGCAAAAGCCTCGACAGCGACGTGCTGCTGGTGGGCAAGGGGGTGCTCCCCAACACCCTGCTCGCCCGGGAGGCGGGGCTTGCCGTCGCCGACGGCATCCTCGTCGACGACTGCTGCCGGACCAGTTGTCCCGCTATCTATGCCGCGGGGGACGCGGCCCAGGGCAGGGACTATGTGACCGGCGCGACCACGGTCCAGGGCAACTGGATCACGGCGGTCGAGCAGGGGGAGGTCGCCGCACGCAACATGCTAGGTCTGCAGCAGTGCTATGAAGGGAGCATGAAGAACAACATCACCGAGGTATTCGGCCTTGACGTGGCGGCAATCGGCTATTGCTCCGACGACGCGCCGCGGACCGTTGTGCACGGCTCGCTGGCCTCGCGCCGCTACCGCAAGCTCTTCCTGGACGGTAAAGAGCGCGTCATTGGCGCCGTGCTAATCGGGGAGACCAACGACTCGGGCGTCTACTACCACATGGTGCGGACGCGGCTCTCCTTCCCGGGGCGGCGGCTCGTGCAGGGGGATGCCGGCTACGGAGCCTTCACCCGGCAGATCGCCTGA
- a CDS encoding aldehyde ferredoxin oxidoreductase family protein: MGNGWHGKLLRVNLTDKSCTIEPLNLEWAAAYVGGRGLASKYLAQEVDPAIDALNPDNKLILATGPLTGTYGAANGRYMVVTKSPLTGTIACSNSGGYFPCELKYAGYDLVIIEGKAEAPLYLKIHNDKVELADATHLWGKTTDETEDAIRAEFHGDAKVACIGPAGEKLVHFACIVNDKHRAAGRSGVGAVMGSKNLKAVAVRGTGGVTAADKAAFREGARETLKMLRQHPVSAQGLPALGTAVLVNIINQSGALPTRNSQSGTFDKAEDISGERLAQTYLKRNKGCMGCVIACGRVTRLTDPRFSGSGEGPEYETLWALGADCGVADLAAIVKANYLCDEYGMDTITMGATVACAMELYEKGLLTDADTGMPLKFGDADAMVRLVEMTGKGEGFGTRAGQGSYRLAESCGAPELSMSVKKQEFPAYDGRAIQGMGLEYATSNRGACHVRGYLVSPEILGVPEKLAPEAVEGKAAWAKAFQDVTAVVDSAGVCLFTTFAIGIPQVTRLFNAATGHTLTEEQMLEAGDRIYTMERLFNLKAGIDPSQDTLPRRILSEPLPDGPMKGAVSHLPEMLSEYYRARGWEQGIPSAEKVKSLGIS, from the coding sequence ATGGGAAACGGCTGGCACGGTAAACTGCTGCGCGTGAATCTGACCGACAAGAGCTGCACCATTGAGCCGCTCAACCTGGAATGGGCCGCCGCCTACGTTGGCGGCCGCGGCCTGGCGTCGAAGTACCTGGCGCAGGAGGTCGATCCCGCCATCGATGCGCTCAACCCCGATAACAAGCTAATCCTCGCAACGGGGCCGCTCACCGGGACCTACGGGGCGGCCAACGGCCGCTACATGGTGGTGACCAAGTCCCCGCTCACCGGCACCATCGCCTGCTCCAACTCGGGAGGGTACTTCCCCTGCGAGCTGAAGTATGCCGGGTACGACCTGGTCATCATCGAGGGGAAAGCCGAAGCGCCCCTGTACCTGAAGATCCACAACGACAAGGTGGAACTGGCCGACGCCACGCACCTGTGGGGCAAGACCACCGACGAGACCGAGGACGCCATCCGCGCCGAATTCCACGGCGACGCCAAGGTCGCCTGTATCGGGCCGGCGGGCGAGAAGCTGGTCCACTTCGCCTGCATCGTGAACGACAAGCACCGGGCCGCGGGGAGAAGCGGTGTGGGCGCGGTGATGGGGAGCAAGAACCTGAAGGCGGTGGCGGTGCGCGGGACCGGCGGCGTGACGGCGGCTGACAAGGCGGCCTTCCGCGAGGGTGCGCGCGAGACCTTGAAGATGCTGCGCCAGCACCCGGTTTCGGCGCAGGGGCTTCCCGCTCTGGGGACGGCGGTCCTGGTCAACATCATCAACCAAAGCGGCGCGCTCCCCACCCGCAACTCGCAAAGCGGCACCTTCGACAAGGCCGAGGATATCTCAGGGGAACGCCTGGCCCAGACCTATCTCAAGCGCAACAAGGGATGCATGGGGTGCGTCATCGCCTGCGGGCGCGTCACCAGGCTCACCGACCCGCGCTTCTCCGGCAGCGGCGAGGGGCCGGAGTACGAGACCCTCTGGGCACTGGGGGCCGACTGCGGCGTGGCCGACCTGGCCGCCATCGTCAAGGCAAACTACCTGTGCGACGAGTACGGCATGGACACCATCACTATGGGGGCGACGGTGGCCTGCGCCATGGAGTTGTACGAGAAAGGGCTCTTGACCGACGCCGACACCGGCATGCCGCTGAAGTTCGGCGACGCCGACGCCATGGTGCGGCTGGTGGAGATGACCGGCAAGGGGGAAGGGTTCGGCACGAGGGCAGGGCAGGGCTCGTACCGGCTGGCCGAGAGCTGCGGCGCTCCCGAACTCTCCATGTCGGTCAAGAAGCAGGAGTTCCCCGCCTACGACGGCCGCGCCATCCAGGGGATGGGGCTCGAGTACGCAACCAGCAATCGCGGCGCCTGCCACGTACGCGGCTACCTGGTGTCGCCGGAGATCCTCGGTGTCCCGGAGAAGCTTGCCCCGGAGGCGGTCGAGGGTAAGGCTGCCTGGGCCAAGGCCTTCCAGGACGTGACCGCGGTGGTCGATTCCGCCGGGGTCTGCCTCTTCACCACCTTCGCTATCGGCATCCCGCAGGTGACAAGGCTCTTCAACGCGGCGACCGGGCACACCCTGACTGAGGAGCAGATGCTGGAGGCGGGGGACCGGATCTACACCATGGAGCGGCTCTTCAACCTGAAGGCGGGGATCGACCCGTCCCAGGACACCCTGCCCAGGCGCATCCTGAGCGAGCCCTTGCCGGACGGGCCGATGAAGGGGGCGGTGTCGCACCTTCCCGAGATGCTGTCGGAGTACTACCGCGCCCGGGGGTGGGAGCAGGGGATTCCGAGCGCGGAGAAGGTGAAGTCGCTGGGGATTTCGTAA
- a CDS encoding MoaD/ThiS family protein: MVRLQFYGTLRLALSGREYAELPWQEGDTVASLLERFQATERVPVTGKLFSGDNLLHIGTIILLNRRNILHLDKLETEVKDGDVLALFPPGAGG, encoded by the coding sequence ATGGTACGGCTCCAGTTTTACGGCACGCTGCGGCTGGCCCTGTCCGGCAGGGAGTACGCCGAGCTTCCCTGGCAGGAGGGGGACACGGTGGCCTCGCTCCTGGAGCGCTTCCAGGCGACCGAGCGCGTTCCGGTGACGGGGAAACTGTTCAGCGGCGACAACCTGCTGCACATCGGCACCATCATCCTTTTGAACCGCAGGAACATCCTGCACCTGGACAAGCTGGAGACCGAGGTCAAGGACGGAGACGTTCTGGCACTCTTTCCGCCGGGAGCGGGAGGGTGA